A DNA window from Salvelinus namaycush isolate Seneca chromosome 30, SaNama_1.0, whole genome shotgun sequence contains the following coding sequences:
- the plekho2 gene encoding cell surface glycoprotein 1, with translation MEDEVKEDPTRPNEDPTRSKETMSTWKAGWVKKASGRFLASYKDRYIQVQRTELVVYENEDLATYLEKVDLENYDKCHELRSAFTKKNRLVLIRAAKSGNKVHDVKFQAQNLEEKEAWIKAFSDGINRAKNKIFDEVKVDETSQLEHATRTRAKGNRNRRPPTRIHMKEVANVSSDGILRHDLDAVDASIPNGTHHITTDTTETPKKAVKPPMPPTSKPSEAPEECQTTQSPDEGLPSETEPSPQKVLEPPMPPSKEVETAAASAGDQLSDETSTDRSPEKKVLKPPMPPSKEAKPTVSAEDQPPEETAPEKKVLKPPMPPSKDTKPAAPAGDQPPRNTSPEGSPEQCFESGVESAPPPTPPGKPIGGSTDNLAEASQSSQEHRSPTPPSKDKKPTQTAVQEGTEEASGRRKKSKEDEAEEKEEEGSETIASDVQQSSIPEGAEDEEESPSSQLTTPMTPLEVKVEPSVTDHPEVTTTTIEEETQKVAEPMAQEQKSAPSGGVDISPNEEPQTMKSSQLTVTPSVQTPEPIKKSPGPPGPPIKKKPVVLPPPKAVVVAQDVHLSEPKNQATDKTKNNIITTTPGEKLNSITSPTPAVVTTTSPTEETEDLKVPVVVATKSEFPVVVLSLSDPEPDSSCSSPVSCHLSPEKKSEREEEKSVDSGQHSDIDVDEEWSESRDTLAASTAALMGSQAGLDALMDESQDGDTETPNSLGLSTVEDCPSTTQTPQDNPSGLHPTFLQVRVSQASHCPPIPFKPLAKLMSTSLGDLLSEASLGENVKQPITDVAVTKATVGPQDLTDLENEVALELENTGELLGSFVPKGSTEVGQNSALAGGDGLEDRSPEEMLARAMEKLRKADQFLRQAKRMKDSKHSENTAKRNSW, from the exons ATGGAAGAC GAAGTGAAAGAGGACCCCACCAGGCCCAACGAGGACCCAACCAGGTCCAAAGAGACCATGTCCACATGGAAGGCCGGTTGGGTGAAAAAGGCCTCAGGCAGGTTCCTGGCCAGCTATAAGGACCGCTACATCCAGGTGCAGAGGACAGAGCTTGTGGTGTACGAGAATGAG GACCTTGCGACCTACTTGGAGAAAGTGGACCTGGAAAACTACGATAAGTGCCACGAGTTGAGGAGCGCCTTCACGAAGAAGAATAGACTGGTGTTGATACGAGCGGCCAAATCAGGGAATAAG GTCCATGATGTCAAGTTCCAGGCTCAGAacctggaggagaaggaggcttGGATTAAGGCCTTTAGTGACGGCATCAACAGAGCAAAGAATAAGATATTTGACGAG GTGAAGGTAGATGAGACCAGTCAGCTGGAGCATGCGACACGCACAAGGGCGAAAGGAAACCGTAACAGAAGACCACCGACCAGGATACACATGAaagag GTTGCCAACGTCTCATCAGACGGCATTCTCCGGCATGACCTGGACGCGGTGGATGCCAGCATCCCCAACGGGACACACCACATCACCACAGACACCACTGAGACTCCCAAAAAGGCTGTGAAGCCCCCCATGCCCCCCACGTCCAAACCCAGCGAGGCCCCAGAGGAGTGTCAGACCACCCAGAGCCCTGACGAAGGTCTGCCGTCTGAAACGGAGCCCAGTCCCCAGAAGGTCCTGGAGCCCCCCATGCCGCCCTCCAAAGAGGTCGAGACGGCTGCTGCTTCTGCAGGGGACCAACTCTCTGATGAGACTAGCACTGACAGAAGCCCAGAGAAAAAG GTCCTGAAGCCTCCTATGCCGCCCTCCAAAGAGGCCAAGCCCACAGTGTCTGCCGAGGACCAACCACCTGAGGAGACCGCCCCTGAGAAAAAG gTCCTGAAGCCTCCCATGCCGCCCTCCAAAGACACCAAGCCCGCTGCTCCAGCCGGAGACCAGCCCCCCAGGAACACCAGCCCCGAGGGCAGCCCAGAGCAGTGCTTCGAGTCTGGGGTCGAGTCAGCACCACCACCCACCCCTCCCGGCAAACCCATCGGCGGCTCCACAGACAACCTGGCCGAGGCCTCCCAATCCAGCCAGGAACACAGGTCGCCCACCCCACCATCCAAAGACAAGAAGCCCACTCAGACAGCCGTGCAGGAGGGTACAGAGGAGGCTAGTGGGAGGAGGAAGAAAAGTAAAGAGGATGAggcagaggagaaggaggaagagggttCTGAAACGATTGCATCTGACGTTCAACAAAGCAGTATCCCTGAGGGggctgaggatgaggaggagtCTCCTTCCTCTCAGCTTACAACACCCATGACCCCCCTAGAGGTCAAAGTTGAACCCTCTGTGACTGACCACCCAGaggtcaccaccaccaccatagaaGAAGAGACGCAGAAAGTTGCAGAGCCCATGGCTCAAGAACAAAAGTCTGCCCCTAGTGGTGGAGTGGATATATCACCCAATGAAGAACCTCAGACAATGAAGTCTTCCCAACTCACAGTAACGCCGTCAGTTCAGACACCGGAGCCAATCAAAAAGAGCCCTGGCCCTCCCGGACCTCCCATAAAGAAGAAGCCCGTCGTCCTCCCTCCTCCCAAAGCAGTGGTGGTGGCTCAAGACGTCCACCTAAGCGAGCCTAAGAACCAAGCGACAGACAAAACCAAGAACAAcatcatcaccaccacaccaGGAGAGAAACTCAACTCTATCACTTCACCAACACCAGCCGTGGTGACCACAACCAGCCCGACTGAAGAAACAGAGGACCTGAAAGTTCCTGTGGTCGTTGCGACTAAGTCTGAGTTCCCAGTCGTAGTTCTCTCTCTGAGTGACCCTGAGCCAGACAGCTCCTGCTCCAGCCCCGTGTCCTGCCACCTCTCCCCGGAAAAGAAGAGTGAGCGTGAGGAGGAAAAGTCAGTCGACAGCGGCCAACACTCGGACATCGATGTCGACGAAGAATGGTCAGAGAGCAGGGACACTTTGGCGGCCTCCACCGCTGCCCTAATGGGCAGCCAAGCTGGCCTGGACGCGCTGATGGATGAGAGTCAAGACGGAGACACGGAGACCCCCAACAGCTTGGGACTCAGCACTGTGGAGGACTGCCCTTCTACGACCCAGACCCCCCAGGACAATCCCTCTGGCCTACACCCCACCTTCCTCCAGGTGAGGGTCAGTCAGGCCTCCCATTGTCCCCCCATCCCCTTCAAACCCTTAGCCAAACTCATGTCCACCTCTTTGGGGGATCTCCTCTCTGAGGCCTCATTGGGTGAAAACGTGAAACAGCCAATCACAGACGTGGCCGTGACAAAGGCCACCGTGGGTCCTCAAGACTTGACAGATCTTGAAAATGAAGTGGCCCTGGAGCTGGAAAATACAGGGGAGCTCCTGGGGAGCTTCGTCCCCAAAGGGAGCACCGAGGTTGGGCAGAACTCGGCCCTAGCGGGGGGCGATGGCCTAGAGGACAGGTCGCCGGAGGAGATGCTAGCCAGAGCCATGGAGAAGCTGAGGAAAGCAGACCAGTTCCTCAGGCAGGCCAAGCGTATGAAAGACTCAAAACATTCTGAGAATACTGCCAAGAGAAACAGCTGGTGA